In a single window of the Rhizobium tropici CIAT 899 genome:
- a CDS encoding Y4yA family PLP-dependent enzyme, with protein MTAHIIPITGAELSPLLSPLAADILTARAPLLHKWIEEHGSPLHLVLPSELKANVDALRHVLDGRGVGHAIYYGSKVNKSSGLMQAALRAGSGIDVSSVYELRDAVKLGAQGHDIVATGPAKTAQFHDELVRIQALVSVDSPEELADISSRLPPEAKQPVLLRLQPKGHEKSRFGMAADTVRACLSRIAADNRFRFDGIHFHLGGYRWQDRAVAFEEAVRLIEEARTIGFSPAMIDIGGGLPVQYVSEAAWEEYLQRQSADDYRTGKVPASFYPYGGPQSAAAWLRCFLGALLSSGQTIEDYLKQHKLTLAMEPGRSLVDQAAISAFGITRVKDLGGGNGVIFVEGSSFSACETWFASEFMMDPILIRQNNQAPAGEAFRAYIAGHSCLDEDVLSNRWLSFPHAPEAGDVLVWANTGGYQMDLLENEFHRHPMPKRMCVTKSAAGELSIYPDN; from the coding sequence ATGACCGCTCACATCATCCCGATCACGGGGGCGGAGTTGTCTCCGTTGCTCTCTCCTCTTGCCGCTGACATTTTGACAGCGAGGGCGCCGCTCCTGCACAAATGGATCGAAGAGCACGGGTCTCCGCTTCACCTCGTGCTTCCGTCGGAGCTCAAGGCAAATGTCGATGCCCTGCGCCACGTTCTCGACGGTCGGGGAGTTGGACACGCGATCTATTATGGTTCGAAAGTCAATAAATCCTCCGGCCTGATGCAAGCCGCGCTCAGGGCAGGCTCAGGCATCGACGTGTCGAGCGTTTACGAGCTTCGCGATGCTGTCAAACTTGGGGCTCAAGGTCACGATATTGTGGCGACCGGTCCCGCAAAAACGGCGCAATTTCACGACGAACTCGTCCGCATCCAGGCTCTTGTCTCCGTGGACAGTCCGGAGGAGCTGGCCGACATATCGAGCCGGTTGCCGCCAGAGGCCAAGCAACCTGTCCTTTTGCGACTACAGCCGAAAGGTCATGAGAAAAGCCGCTTTGGCATGGCTGCCGACACGGTGCGAGCATGCCTCTCACGCATCGCTGCCGATAATCGCTTCCGGTTCGACGGCATACATTTCCATTTGGGCGGATATCGCTGGCAGGATCGGGCGGTAGCGTTTGAGGAGGCTGTCAGGCTGATCGAGGAGGCCCGGACGATCGGATTTTCTCCGGCAATGATCGATATCGGCGGCGGATTGCCGGTGCAATATGTGTCCGAGGCGGCATGGGAAGAGTATCTGCAGCGCCAAAGCGCGGACGATTACCGGACGGGCAAAGTTCCGGCTTCCTTTTATCCCTATGGCGGTCCCCAATCGGCGGCGGCGTGGCTTCGTTGTTTTTTGGGCGCTTTGCTGTCGTCGGGCCAGACGATCGAAGACTATCTGAAACAACACAAGCTAACGCTCGCGATGGAGCCGGGGCGCTCTCTTGTCGACCAGGCGGCGATTTCAGCTTTCGGCATAACTCGTGTGAAGGATCTTGGAGGCGGAAATGGCGTGATTTTCGTCGAAGGCAGTAGTTTCAGCGCCTGCGAGACCTGGTTTGCTTCCGAATTCATGATGGATCCCATCCTCATACGCCAGAACAACCAGGCTCCCGCAGGGGAGGCCTTCCGGGCTTACATCGCCGGTCATAGCTGCCTCGACGAAGACGTCCTGAGCAATCGCTGGCTTAGCTTTCCCCATGCTCCCGAGGCCGGAGACGTTCTCGTCTGGGCCAATACGGGCGGCTATCAGATGGATCTCCTGGAAAATGAGTTTCATCGGCACCCGATGCCTAAGCGGATGTGCGTAACAAAGAGCGCAGCCGGCGAACTATCGATCTATCCCGATAACTAG
- a CDS encoding cysteine synthase family protein, whose product MLPTNVTQLIGRTPVMSIEIPSLNSKLVLKIEKNNPGGSMKDRMARSMVVAALQDGRLAPGGTIVESSSGNTGIGLALAAVEFGLNFIAVVDHHAAPDKIRMMRAIGAEIRYVEGDFKEDEVAVVARQRLAAQLGAQLPGALFMNQSDNPANPEGYAGYVDELMEQLPDGIDAFVGCVGTGGSMTGISRRLKQLLPAIRTIAVEPAGSIVFGQPGRPYYQSGTGTPAGDEVGKVLDYSCIDEGVQVTDQQAFETARYIARRKALLVGGSTGGAIYKALEFIASGKLQGTVVTTVADGGEKYLGSVFDDDWMAKRGLFDPSVASQLDAWLFGQARAA is encoded by the coding sequence ATGCTTCCTACGAATGTGACCCAATTGATTGGGCGCACCCCGGTCATGTCGATCGAGATCCCGAGCCTAAATTCCAAACTGGTGCTGAAGATAGAAAAGAACAATCCCGGCGGTTCCATGAAGGACCGCATGGCGCGCAGCATGGTCGTGGCGGCCTTGCAGGATGGCCGGCTTGCTCCAGGAGGCACGATTGTCGAATCGTCCTCGGGAAACACCGGCATTGGCCTGGCGCTGGCGGCGGTTGAGTTTGGGTTGAACTTCATTGCCGTCGTGGATCATCATGCCGCTCCGGACAAGATCCGCATGATGCGGGCGATCGGCGCCGAAATCCGTTATGTCGAGGGAGACTTCAAGGAAGACGAAGTGGCCGTCGTCGCCAGACAGAGACTGGCAGCACAGCTTGGGGCGCAACTGCCGGGTGCCCTGTTCATGAACCAGTCCGACAACCCTGCCAATCCCGAAGGTTATGCCGGTTATGTTGATGAACTGATGGAGCAGCTTCCCGACGGCATCGATGCTTTCGTGGGATGCGTCGGCACGGGCGGATCGATGACCGGCATTTCGCGGCGGCTCAAGCAGCTCTTACCAGCAATCCGCACGATTGCCGTGGAGCCTGCGGGCTCCATCGTGTTCGGACAACCAGGACGTCCCTATTACCAGTCCGGAACCGGCACGCCGGCCGGCGACGAAGTCGGCAAGGTCCTTGACTACAGCTGCATTGACGAAGGCGTACAGGTTACCGATCAGCAGGCATTCGAGACGGCACGTTACATTGCGCGTCGCAAGGCACTGCTCGTTGGCGGTTCGACGGGTGGGGCGATCTACAAGGCTCTCGAATTCATAGCTTCAGGGAAGTTGCAAGGTACTGTCGTGACGACCGTAGCCGACGGAGGAGAAAAATATCTCGGCTCGGTCTTCGATGACGACTGGATGGCAAAACGCGGCCTGTTCGACCCGTCCGTCGCCAGCCAGCTCGATGCGTGGCTTTTCGGGCAGGCACGCGCTGCATGA
- a CDS encoding NAD/NADP octopine/nopaline dehydrogenase family protein, translating to MKVTICGAGRTGHLNAVLFKQQDGVEVSVLTSSAELAGKWSSGRQIWRVNLSDGSSLEGRIDHVGTDPRTALAGADLVVVTQPAQARPALLRQIAPHLPEHKRVFVGAIPGFCGFDWLAETAFGDRGNVVIWGMKDVPHTAYNLIAGSEVRMGGAKAQLYAALHRREATAAKEKLSDLLGRLYEAPISILDDYLEITLTPGNALMHPAVLYGLVGPGALWEKRPFDEPICWWSDCPRTGADMLEACDAENQALKHAAERRLKVNLASVKPLRQELIEAYGDQIGDDSTMYSLLRTNEAYAGIHAPLVANPDGPGLVIDRESRAFHEDIAFGQALLLEMARRLDVPVPAIETTYHWARAYHGNLPQPPLNFVPVTWAEAIG from the coding sequence ATGAAGGTCACGATATGCGGAGCCGGGCGAACCGGCCATCTGAATGCCGTCCTGTTCAAGCAACAGGACGGCGTGGAAGTGTCCGTTCTGACATCATCGGCCGAGCTCGCCGGGAAATGGTCGAGCGGACGGCAGATCTGGCGGGTGAATTTGTCCGATGGCAGCTCTCTGGAGGGAAGGATCGATCATGTCGGTACTGATCCTCGCACGGCGCTTGCCGGAGCGGATCTGGTCGTCGTGACGCAACCTGCCCAGGCGCGTCCGGCGCTCCTCCGGCAGATCGCCCCTCATCTGCCGGAACATAAGCGCGTCTTCGTCGGGGCCATCCCGGGATTTTGCGGGTTCGACTGGCTCGCCGAGACTGCATTCGGCGATCGCGGTAATGTTGTCATCTGGGGAATGAAGGACGTCCCCCATACCGCTTACAATCTGATTGCGGGGAGCGAAGTGCGCATGGGTGGAGCGAAGGCTCAGCTCTATGCAGCACTTCATCGCCGAGAGGCGACAGCCGCGAAAGAAAAGTTATCGGATTTGCTCGGCCGGCTGTACGAAGCGCCTATCAGCATCCTTGACGACTATCTCGAGATTACGCTTACGCCTGGTAATGCATTGATGCATCCGGCTGTTCTGTACGGGCTGGTCGGTCCCGGTGCACTATGGGAGAAACGGCCCTTCGATGAGCCGATCTGCTGGTGGAGCGATTGCCCGCGCACCGGTGCTGACATGCTGGAAGCTTGCGATGCCGAAAATCAGGCGCTCAAGCACGCAGCCGAAAGGCGGCTCAAGGTCAATCTAGCAAGCGTAAAGCCGCTTCGGCAAGAGTTGATCGAGGCTTATGGCGATCAGATCGGCGACGACAGCACGATGTATTCGCTGCTGAGAACCAACGAGGCCTACGCCGGCATTCATGCGCCGCTCGTCGCCAACCCGGATGGACCGGGCCTCGTCATCGATCGGGAAAGCCGCGCCTTTCATGAAGACATTGCTTTCGGTCAGGCTCTCCTCCTGGAAATGGCCAGGCGGCTGGATGTGCCGGTACCCGCTATCGAAACGACCTATCATTGGGCGCGGGCCTATCACGGCAATCTGCCGCAGCCACCTCTGAATTTTGTTCCCGTGACATGGGCCGAGGCAATCGGATGA
- a CDS encoding IucA/IucC family protein has product MNENIVTSRAGGSDMLDPQLHQQARHNALARLVRCLLAERILNPDALLWSEDGRQAWLPLWAARKVLHFADLQRLPANTMLNRGVIDVIDDKGRRRRLDEPADLIAESSADWSVEPASDGIARLLADIDNSMQNDALIRRHRENWIESLSRKIADDGDTGLISHLQRTHPVHQAAMLLDQWGSLEGHPFYPTWKSKPGLSAREVEALSPEFGARVNLRIAALRQDWAYVEMMSHVDSYNGWFRHNYPELWDAWVNALTEKGQTPADWLPLPIHAWHLDHFVRREFADEIAAGVLLVDGPEIATIPSMSFRTMLPDLEEARPFIKLPVAVWMTSEMRTLQAKSIHMGPRLSTLISDILAADEAIGSNLEFFREELGAILHHPETGDEHPGRFLSVVYREVAAISRKDGLLPVTVAALLAASPVDGRPLICELIARMGNDRPAAAEFFRTYAAVVLGPTIAMYLLYGIAFEAHQQNSTVLFDPSGRPQRLVIRDFGDGRSFAPLFEARGYQLKPFSRAGILPTTFNDDIALVRSFVIDACFVCHLHEVALCLNEHFGLSEAWVILRQQTEDAFDRVRSRMLSDAFWLEEREAFLNRPWPTRSVLRMHLERYRDYRVEHELPNPLTETP; this is encoded by the coding sequence ATGAATGAAAATATCGTGACATCTCGTGCAGGCGGAAGCGATATGCTCGACCCGCAGCTTCACCAGCAGGCAAGACACAACGCTCTGGCGCGCCTCGTGCGATGCCTCCTTGCCGAACGCATTCTCAATCCCGATGCCCTGTTGTGGTCCGAAGATGGGAGACAGGCATGGCTTCCCTTATGGGCCGCGAGAAAGGTACTCCATTTCGCGGACCTGCAGCGCCTGCCGGCCAATACGATGCTGAACCGTGGCGTGATCGACGTCATCGACGACAAGGGCAGGCGTCGACGACTGGATGAACCTGCGGATCTCATCGCCGAAAGCTCGGCGGACTGGTCGGTCGAACCGGCCTCGGACGGGATCGCTCGCCTGCTTGCCGATATCGACAACAGCATGCAAAACGACGCATTGATCCGTCGCCACCGGGAAAACTGGATTGAATCCCTGAGCCGGAAAATAGCTGATGACGGAGACACCGGCCTTATTTCCCATCTTCAGCGCACACACCCTGTCCATCAGGCGGCCATGCTGCTGGACCAGTGGGGATCCTTGGAAGGACATCCATTTTACCCGACCTGGAAATCGAAGCCCGGCCTCTCGGCGCGGGAGGTCGAGGCTCTGTCGCCGGAGTTCGGCGCACGCGTCAATCTGCGCATAGCCGCCCTGCGGCAGGACTGGGCCTATGTCGAGATGATGTCCCACGTAGACAGCTATAACGGCTGGTTCCGCCACAATTATCCGGAGCTTTGGGACGCGTGGGTGAACGCCTTGACAGAAAAGGGGCAAACGCCTGCGGACTGGCTGCCCTTGCCGATCCATGCCTGGCACCTGGATCATTTTGTCCGCCGTGAATTTGCCGACGAGATCGCTGCCGGTGTGCTTCTGGTCGATGGACCGGAGATTGCCACAATCCCATCCATGTCCTTTCGCACGATGTTGCCGGACCTGGAAGAGGCAAGACCATTTATCAAGCTGCCCGTCGCAGTCTGGATGACAAGCGAAATGCGGACTTTGCAGGCAAAGTCCATTCACATGGGGCCGAGGCTCAGCACCCTAATCTCCGATATTCTCGCTGCGGACGAAGCCATTGGCAGCAACCTGGAGTTTTTCCGCGAAGAGCTCGGTGCGATCCTCCACCATCCCGAAACAGGCGACGAACATCCTGGCCGTTTCCTTTCGGTCGTCTATCGCGAAGTCGCTGCCATCTCACGCAAGGACGGCCTGCTGCCTGTCACGGTGGCCGCCTTGTTGGCGGCAAGCCCCGTCGATGGCCGGCCACTGATCTGCGAACTGATCGCGCGCATGGGCAACGATCGGCCAGCAGCCGCGGAATTCTTTCGCACCTACGCCGCGGTCGTTCTAGGGCCAACGATCGCCATGTATCTTTTGTATGGCATCGCTTTCGAAGCTCACCAGCAGAACAGCACGGTCCTCTTCGATCCGTCAGGGCGCCCGCAGCGTCTGGTCATTCGAGACTTTGGTGATGGCCGGAGCTTCGCTCCCTTGTTCGAGGCCCGAGGATATCAGCTGAAGCCCTTTAGTCGCGCCGGTATCTTGCCGACCACCTTCAACGACGACATCGCTCTTGTTCGGTCGTTCGTCATCGATGCATGTTTCGTTTGCCATCTCCATGAAGTGGCGCTTTGCCTGAACGAACATTTCGGGCTCAGCGAAGCATGGGTGATCCTGCGACAGCAGACCGAAGATGCTTTTGATCGGGTTCGATCCCGCATGCTGTCGGACGCGTTCTGGCTGGAGGAGCGGGAAGCGTTTCTCAATCGTCCCTGGCCAACACGGTCTGTCTTACGCATGCATCTCGAGCGGTATCGCGACTATCGCGTAGAGCACGAACTGCCAAACCCGCTGACAGAGACGCCATGA
- a CDS encoding MFS transporter yields MTGTIAVIRGFGPVFAILFGLQFISMGAMEMSGPFWPLRIEELSSSGGIFALAGIGVYVGPMLGVSLTSSLWGRMGDRYGNRLMMVRALAGLAITQILVSFAQDVWLILLLRFLQGCCAGYIAPAQAYGIQITGGRNRGVLLTWLQVATNVGSLGGAFLGGLILDASSFTTINLAAGFICAVCAIAAWAILPRPVAVVVAQAQAQAQAQAQASRTDRALVRQDHVAKGRATAPVWSLLTLMGMMLASRMVLQVPFALYMVEVFRAPHWVTGFSYGLLALGFVVAAPLWAQFFNDRSASFILGWMILIAGGCALLTSLAGLTRSIEYFAVIYLLWGSLLGGTTPILVALISAATADGRQGSVLGTAQSWQQIASVAGIAIGAGTTQIFGLASVFPLVSLLYAVSLFTAVGLWLCARPRLPVGDSL; encoded by the coding sequence ATGACGGGGACTATCGCGGTTATTCGCGGCTTCGGGCCGGTCTTTGCTATTCTCTTCGGCCTGCAATTCATCTCCATGGGGGCCATGGAGATGAGCGGCCCGTTCTGGCCACTGCGCATCGAGGAATTGTCGTCCTCCGGTGGAATTTTCGCGTTGGCCGGAATCGGGGTCTATGTAGGCCCCATGCTCGGCGTGTCTCTGACCAGCTCGCTCTGGGGACGGATGGGTGACCGGTACGGCAACCGCCTGATGATGGTCAGAGCGCTCGCCGGGCTTGCGATCACCCAGATCCTCGTTTCCTTTGCTCAGGATGTCTGGCTGATCCTGCTCCTGCGGTTCCTGCAGGGATGTTGCGCCGGCTATATCGCGCCGGCCCAGGCCTATGGCATCCAGATTACAGGCGGCCGTAACCGAGGGGTGCTTCTGACCTGGCTTCAGGTGGCGACCAATGTCGGTTCGCTCGGCGGTGCTTTTCTGGGCGGCCTCATCCTGGATGCATCCTCCTTCACGACGATCAACCTGGCGGCCGGTTTCATCTGCGCCGTCTGTGCCATTGCCGCTTGGGCGATCTTGCCGCGACCGGTGGCGGTGGTGGTGGCGCAGGCGCAGGCGCAGGCGCAGGCGCAGGCGCAGGCGAGCAGAACTGACCGAGCCCTGGTGCGGCAAGATCATGTCGCCAAAGGGCGTGCCACGGCGCCCGTCTGGAGCCTGTTGACATTGATGGGGATGATGCTTGCCAGCCGAATGGTCTTGCAGGTGCCTTTTGCGCTGTACATGGTTGAGGTCTTTCGCGCACCTCACTGGGTCACTGGCTTCAGCTATGGCCTCCTAGCGCTCGGCTTTGTCGTGGCGGCTCCGCTCTGGGCGCAATTTTTCAATGACCGTTCGGCAAGCTTCATCCTTGGTTGGATGATCCTGATTGCTGGTGGATGCGCATTGCTCACCAGTCTTGCCGGCCTCACTCGCTCCATCGAATATTTCGCCGTGATCTATCTGCTCTGGGGCAGCCTGTTGGGTGGTACGACACCCATTCTCGTGGCGCTGATTTCCGCAGCGACAGCCGATGGTCGTCAGGGCTCGGTGCTAGGCACTGCCCAGTCCTGGCAGCAGATCGCATCAGTGGCGGGGATAGCCATCGGAGCAGGCACTACCCAGATATTCGGACTTGCAAGCGTTTTCCCTCTCGTGTCGCTGCTTTACGCAGTATCCCTTTTTACTGCCGTCGGCCTGTGGTTGTGTGCACGCCCGCGGCTACCTGTTGGAGATTCCCTGTGA